In the Kitasatospora terrestris genome, one interval contains:
- the thpR gene encoding RNA 2',3'-cyclic phosphodiesterase, with the protein MNDQPTSPTLRVFVALAPPDEAKDELARALSPAYTDHPRLRWNRIEDWHITLAFLGELPAAAVPPLRAALAERTGSYPALRLRLHGGGHFDERLLWSGIDGDLEGLHLLAADVRKLARDCGIEFRERPLRPHLTLARARRDDTTGVPRAAAGLAAFAGRPWHTERLHLVGSNIGRGPGTIRYRDIESWPLGAAAARTGPVVGGGCEPGAHTNVEA; encoded by the coding sequence GTGAACGATCAGCCCACGTCCCCGACCCTGCGCGTCTTCGTCGCACTCGCCCCGCCCGACGAGGCGAAGGACGAACTGGCCCGGGCACTGAGCCCCGCGTACACCGACCACCCGCGGCTGCGCTGGAACCGCATCGAGGACTGGCACATCACCCTGGCCTTCCTCGGCGAACTGCCCGCCGCGGCCGTGCCGCCGCTGCGGGCCGCGCTGGCCGAGCGCACGGGCTCGTACCCCGCACTGCGGCTGCGCCTGCACGGCGGCGGCCACTTCGACGAGCGACTGCTCTGGAGCGGCATCGACGGCGACCTGGAGGGACTGCACCTGCTCGCCGCCGATGTCCGGAAGCTGGCCAGGGACTGCGGGATCGAGTTCCGGGAACGCCCGCTGCGCCCGCACCTGACCCTGGCGCGGGCCCGCCGCGACGACACCACCGGCGTGCCGCGGGCCGCCGCCGGGCTCGCGGCCTTCGCGGGCCGCCCGTGGCACACCGAGCGGCTCCACCTGGTGGGCAGCAACATCGGCCGCGGCCCCGGAACGATCCGCTACCGCGACATCGAGTCCTGGCCGCTCGGCGCCGCCGCCGCCCGGACCGGCCCGGTTGTCGGTGGCGGGTGCGAGCCTGGGGCGCACACCAACGTGGAGGCATGA
- a CDS encoding RICIN domain-containing protein, whose protein sequence is MFSPPRRLLAATVAAALAALAAGVSTPASAAPPPGPYSVSVGSPVQVGHPTDTQASPYIDKDGTFYFQQSAALYGATEHRQWDFYTGTDFDTATKSASLSGYVNPANSQDRNDDTTWRCNNSPTGLSASYAPAGSSYSQRNYCDLAGLWVDPDTGDWYGLVHNEFTPQPFGTDGLHYDAIDYAVSTDQGRTWTIKDHVITSPYSTKRGDTAAFPNQTYYYGDGDQRLFVDAASGYFYVFYGSRVVDKAGGWKAFHEHVARAPIASKMAPSSWQKWYNGAWTEAGVGGRESNMVPVNGSSTTGYTPTSGEYKPTNTGTTAQQVAAGTTPATSPLFVMDVTFNAYLGLYVGQPQGVDQSGNAPQQYYVTDNLATQKWYLAGDTGSYHTASWYRWFLDGANRTGSQIVGKNFRTYCYYGCSNNSSSEYVPVTLTSSSAPAAPFDLTKTYRIANGNGRVLAQVSGSSATTSQTSTDSALETWTFASNGDGSYRITNASTGQALGVDSTTNTGRAWGAKPTATTPGNAVGQQWFVIASGSTYHLVNRYSGLDLALSGETGRLTETTPTRTWTNTTGSQVGSNRTAAEQTLTLTAVGAAPDLTGTHTLTASGKALDDPNHSTAQGTQLVTWSPNGGANQRWVFTRQADGSYQIVNGESNLCMDVSGGSTAAGTAVIQWACTGGANQRWTVSAVSGGYTITSQRSGLLLTTASTADGAPVTQQADTGSALQHWATG, encoded by the coding sequence ATGTTCTCTCCGCCCCGCAGACTGCTCGCCGCCACCGTCGCCGCGGCCCTCGCCGCGCTCGCCGCCGGGGTATCCACCCCGGCTTCCGCGGCACCTCCCCCCGGGCCCTACTCGGTGAGCGTCGGCTCGCCGGTGCAGGTCGGTCACCCGACCGACACGCAGGCGTCGCCGTACATCGACAAGGACGGCACGTTCTACTTCCAGCAGTCGGCGGCGCTGTACGGCGCGACCGAGCACCGGCAGTGGGACTTCTACACCGGCACCGACTTCGACACCGCGACCAAGTCGGCGTCGCTGAGCGGCTACGTCAACCCGGCCAACTCCCAGGACCGCAACGACGACACCACCTGGCGCTGCAACAACAGCCCGACCGGCCTGAGCGCCAGCTACGCCCCGGCCGGGTCCAGCTACTCCCAGCGCAACTACTGCGACCTGGCGGGCCTGTGGGTCGACCCGGACACCGGCGACTGGTACGGCCTGGTCCACAACGAGTTCACCCCGCAGCCCTTCGGCACCGACGGCCTGCACTACGACGCGATCGACTACGCGGTCTCCACCGACCAGGGCAGGACCTGGACGATCAAGGACCACGTGATCACCTCGCCGTACAGCACCAAGCGCGGTGACACGGCGGCCTTCCCGAACCAGACGTACTACTACGGCGACGGCGACCAGCGCCTGTTCGTGGACGCCGCCTCCGGCTACTTCTACGTCTTCTACGGCTCCCGGGTGGTCGACAAGGCGGGCGGCTGGAAGGCCTTCCACGAGCACGTCGCGCGCGCCCCGATCGCGAGCAAGATGGCGCCGAGCTCCTGGCAGAAGTGGTACAACGGCGCCTGGACCGAGGCGGGCGTCGGCGGGCGCGAGTCCAACATGGTCCCGGTGAACGGCTCCAGCACCACCGGCTACACCCCCACCAGCGGCGAGTACAAGCCCACCAACACCGGCACCACCGCCCAGCAGGTCGCGGCCGGCACCACCCCCGCCACCTCCCCGCTGTTCGTCATGGACGTCACCTTCAACGCCTACCTCGGCCTGTACGTCGGCCAGCCCCAGGGCGTCGACCAGAGCGGCAACGCCCCGCAGCAGTACTACGTCACCGACAACCTCGCCACCCAGAAGTGGTACCTCGCCGGCGACACCGGCAGCTACCACACCGCCTCCTGGTACCGCTGGTTCCTCGACGGCGCCAACCGGACCGGCTCCCAGATCGTCGGCAAGAACTTCCGCACCTACTGCTACTACGGCTGCTCCAACAACTCCTCCAGCGAGTACGTGCCGGTCACCCTCACCTCCTCCTCCGCGCCGGCCGCCCCGTTCGACCTGACCAAGACCTACCGGATCGCGAACGGCAACGGCCGCGTCCTGGCCCAGGTCTCCGGTTCTTCCGCGACCACCTCCCAGACCTCCACCGACTCCGCGCTCGAAACCTGGACCTTCGCCTCCAACGGCGACGGCTCCTACCGGATCACCAACGCCTCCACCGGCCAGGCGCTCGGCGTCGACTCCACCACCAACACCGGCCGCGCCTGGGGCGCCAAACCCACCGCCACCACGCCGGGCAACGCTGTCGGCCAGCAGTGGTTCGTCATCGCATCGGGCAGCACCTACCACCTGGTGAACCGTTACAGCGGGCTGGACCTGGCCCTCTCCGGGGAGACCGGACGGCTCACCGAGACCACACCCACCCGCACCTGGACCAACACCACCGGCAGCCAGGTCGGCTCGAACCGCACCGCCGCCGAACAGACCCTCACGCTCACGGCGGTCGGCGCCGCACCCGACCTGACCGGCACCCACACCCTGACCGCCTCCGGCAAGGCGCTCGACGACCCCAACCACTCGACCGCGCAGGGCACCCAACTCGTCACCTGGTCGCCCAACGGCGGCGCGAACCAGCGCTGGGTCTTCACCCGCCAGGCCGACGGCTCGTACCAGATCGTCAACGGCGAGTCGAACCTCTGCATGGACGTCAGCGGCGGCTCCACCGCGGCCGGCACGGCCGTCATCCAGTGGGCCTGCACCGGCGGCGCCAACCAGCGCTGGACCGTCAGCGCCGTCTCCGGCGGCTACACGATCACCTCGCAGAGGAGCGGCCTGCTGCTGACCACCGCCTCCACCGCGGACGGCGCCCCGGTCACCCAGCAGGCGGATACCGGCTCGGCCCTGCAGCACTGGGCCACCGGCTGA
- a CDS encoding beta-glucanase translates to MQWLSLIVSMVVGLINSIGPQLPDATSDLSTPVPFGKAKVAFRDTFDRASIGAGGTWGWKTGAYSGNCTDNPGDFKLDHLTTDALRHENGTLVITAAPAGNGRWNTGLVTTGDSCGSGGSGAEIRTGDILLARVRLPAAGSGAWPALWTWRDGRNEIDVFEWHGDRPGVVEFVNHVRGGNGSYSSDEIEAGAWIYVGARFGADNTVWYVGPTQDRLKIAFEDHTGVGPNFSAYPVLNLSVNNGRYHRAPPAQTPISFAIDSITVYRPAAA, encoded by the coding sequence GTGCAGTGGCTGTCGCTCATAGTCTCGATGGTGGTCGGCCTGATCAACAGCATCGGCCCGCAACTGCCGGACGCGACCTCGGACCTGTCGACCCCGGTGCCGTTCGGGAAGGCGAAGGTGGCCTTCCGGGACACCTTCGACCGCGCGAGCATCGGCGCCGGCGGCACCTGGGGCTGGAAGACCGGCGCCTACAGCGGCAACTGCACCGACAACCCCGGGGACTTCAAGCTCGACCACCTGACGACCGACGCCCTGAGGCACGAGAACGGCACGCTGGTGATCACCGCCGCGCCCGCCGGCAACGGGCGCTGGAACACCGGGCTCGTCACCACCGGCGACTCCTGCGGCTCGGGCGGCAGCGGCGCCGAGATCCGCACCGGTGACATCCTGCTGGCCCGGGTGCGGCTGCCCGCGGCCGGTTCGGGCGCGTGGCCGGCCCTGTGGACGTGGCGGGACGGACGCAACGAGATCGACGTCTTCGAATGGCACGGGGACCGTCCCGGAGTCGTCGAGTTCGTCAACCACGTCCGCGGCGGGAACGGCAGCTACAGCTCCGACGAGATCGAGGCAGGCGCGTGGATCTACGTCGGCGCCCGTTTCGGCGCGGACAACACCGTCTGGTACGTCGGCCCCACGCAGGACCGGCTGAAGATCGCGTTCGAGGACCACACCGGCGTGGGGCCGAACTTCTCGGCCTACCCGGTGCTGAACCTCTCGGTGAACAACGGGCGTTACCACCGGGCCCCGCCGGCGCAGACCCCGATCAGCTTCGCGATCGACAGCATTACCGTCTACCGGCCCGCCGCTGCCTGA
- a CDS encoding VOC family protein gives MATRLVQINMKAKDDAALGRFWAEALGWGIDSEAPGVTNLEPVGFSYPDPAAVCVDIVAGQEPKTGKNRVHLDLASTSAEHQAELVARLKGLGATVADVGQGDVPWTVMADPEGNEFCVLDPHPLNMDTGPIAAVVVDCADPREMARFWGGAIDWKLYEVDDDHAVMRSAQGVGPYLEFHRSPDTKSGWNRVHLDISPYKGDDPAAEEARLRALGATDTGIDPSAISWTVLADTEGNEFCLLSPR, from the coding sequence ATGGCAACGCGACTTGTACAGATCAACATGAAGGCCAAGGACGACGCGGCGCTCGGCCGGTTCTGGGCGGAGGCGCTCGGCTGGGGCATCGACAGCGAGGCGCCCGGCGTGACCAACCTCGAACCCGTGGGCTTCAGCTACCCCGACCCCGCGGCGGTCTGCGTCGACATCGTCGCCGGCCAGGAACCCAAGACCGGCAAGAACCGGGTCCACCTCGACCTCGCATCCACCTCGGCCGAGCACCAGGCGGAGCTGGTCGCCCGGTTGAAGGGGCTCGGCGCGACGGTCGCCGACGTGGGCCAGGGCGACGTGCCGTGGACGGTCATGGCCGACCCGGAGGGCAACGAGTTCTGCGTCCTGGACCCCCACCCGCTCAACATGGACACCGGGCCGATCGCCGCGGTGGTCGTCGACTGCGCCGACCCGCGGGAGATGGCCCGGTTCTGGGGCGGCGCGATCGACTGGAAGCTGTACGAGGTCGACGACGACCACGCGGTCATGCGTTCCGCCCAGGGCGTCGGCCCGTACCTGGAGTTCCACCGCTCCCCCGACACCAAGAGCGGCTGGAACCGGGTCCACCTCGACATCAGCCCCTACAAGGGTGACGACCCGGCGGCGGAGGAGGCCAGGCTGCGCGCCCTGGGCGCCACCGACACCGGCATCGACCCCTCGGCGATCTCCTGGACGGTCCTGGCCGACACCGAGGGCAACGAGTTCTGCCTCCTCAGCCCGCGCTGA
- a CDS encoding type 1 glutamine amidotransferase, whose translation MAGTAGSARVLVVQHEDGTGPGLVGEHLERTGLHLHTVHPWAGEALPARLDGYAGLLVLGGAPNCEDDAAAPWLPRVRELIRQAVADHVPLLGICLGGQLMAVALGGSVAPRGRMPEVGATPLRRLPAADRDAVFGGVPEGALAAQWHWDEITALPPDAVALLGGDDSRHQAFRVGACGWGVQFHPEVLAAVTADWAGSDGPAVKAAGGDPQAAVDSVRAAEPELRAVWGAMAEAWGEVVRRA comes from the coding sequence GTGGCAGGAACGGCGGGCAGCGCGCGGGTGCTGGTGGTGCAGCACGAGGACGGCACCGGGCCCGGCCTGGTCGGTGAACACCTGGAGCGGACGGGGCTGCACCTGCACACGGTCCATCCCTGGGCGGGCGAGGCGCTGCCGGCCCGCCTCGACGGATACGCCGGGCTGCTGGTCCTCGGCGGCGCACCCAACTGCGAGGACGACGCCGCGGCGCCGTGGCTGCCGCGGGTGCGGGAACTGATCCGGCAGGCGGTCGCGGACCACGTCCCGCTGCTGGGAATCTGCCTCGGCGGGCAGCTCATGGCCGTGGCCCTCGGCGGCAGCGTCGCCCCCCGCGGCCGGATGCCCGAGGTGGGCGCGACACCGCTGCGCCGACTCCCGGCCGCCGACCGGGACGCGGTGTTCGGCGGCGTGCCCGAGGGGGCGCTCGCCGCGCAGTGGCACTGGGACGAGATCACCGCCCTGCCGCCGGACGCGGTGGCACTGCTGGGCGGGGACGACTCCAGGCACCAGGCGTTCCGGGTCGGCGCATGCGGGTGGGGCGTGCAGTTCCATCCGGAGGTGCTCGCCGCCGTGACGGCCGACTGGGCAGGCTCCGACGGGCCCGCCGTGAAGGCGGCCGGCGGCGACCCGCAGGCCGCCGTCGACTCCGTCCGCGCCGCGGAGCCGGAGCTGCGCGCGGTATGGGGCGCGATGGCCGAGGCCTGGGGCGAAGTCGTCCGCCGGGCGTGA
- a CDS encoding PP2C family protein-serine/threonine phosphatase, with translation MAEAGVDYAAVFRSLPGAIGLLTPQLVFADANEAFLRQAGRTREQVVGRHLFDAFPGQPHDPETAGMRNLEASLRRVLDGEASDVMPVQRYDVETVPGRWEERYWSPVNAPVFGPDGRVVLVIHRVEEVTELIRAADGRGAGLRVEAELYSRLRELEEVNQRLRLAHAREREVALALQEAMLPPARPIRRHRTAVRYQPATAALNVCGDWYDLEPLLGGDRIAVTVGDVVGHGLAAAVVMGQLRSALSAASLVAAGPAQALDALGRYAHFLDGAESTTAVTCFIDWDRRTISYSSAGHLPPVLLHTGAVAELLDGATDPPLDAHPEPTPRPQAAVPFAPGDLLVLYTDGLVERRGEDIDTGLDRLVASVRRHHGLPGPGELADAVLGDLLPAEGATDDTALVIVCL, from the coding sequence ATGGCCGAAGCGGGTGTCGACTACGCGGCGGTGTTCCGGTCGCTGCCCGGCGCGATCGGGCTGCTCACCCCCCAGCTGGTGTTCGCCGACGCCAACGAGGCGTTCCTGCGGCAGGCCGGACGGACCCGGGAGCAGGTGGTCGGCCGGCACCTGTTCGACGCCTTCCCCGGCCAGCCGCACGACCCGGAGACCGCCGGCATGCGGAACCTGGAGGCGTCGCTGCGCCGGGTCCTGGACGGCGAGGCGAGCGACGTCATGCCCGTCCAGCGCTACGACGTCGAGACCGTGCCCGGCCGGTGGGAGGAGCGGTACTGGAGCCCGGTCAACGCCCCCGTCTTCGGACCCGACGGGCGGGTGGTGCTGGTGATCCACCGGGTGGAGGAGGTCACCGAGCTGATCCGAGCGGCCGACGGGCGCGGCGCCGGCCTGCGGGTGGAGGCCGAGCTGTACAGCCGGCTGCGCGAGCTGGAGGAGGTCAACCAGCGCCTGCGCCTGGCCCACGCCCGCGAACGCGAGGTCGCCCTCGCCCTCCAGGAGGCCATGCTGCCCCCGGCCCGGCCGATCCGCCGCCACCGCACGGCGGTGCGCTACCAGCCGGCCACCGCCGCGCTGAACGTGTGCGGGGACTGGTACGACCTGGAGCCGCTGCTGGGCGGCGACCGGATCGCCGTCACCGTCGGCGACGTCGTCGGACACGGCCTGGCGGCGGCCGTCGTCATGGGCCAGCTGCGCAGCGCCCTGTCCGCCGCCTCGCTGGTGGCCGCGGGCCCCGCGCAGGCACTCGACGCGCTCGGCCGCTACGCCCACTTCCTGGACGGCGCCGAATCGACCACCGCCGTGACCTGCTTCATCGACTGGGACCGGCGCACGATCAGCTACTCCAGCGCCGGGCACCTCCCGCCCGTCCTCCTGCACACGGGGGCGGTGGCGGAGCTGCTCGACGGCGCCACCGATCCCCCGTTGGACGCCCACCCCGAACCCACCCCCCGGCCGCAGGCCGCCGTCCCGTTCGCGCCGGGCGACCTCCTCGTCCTGTACACGGACGGCCTGGTGGAACGCCGCGGCGAGGACATCGACACCGGGCTGGACCGCCTGGTCGCCTCCGTCCGCCGCCACCACGGCCTCCCCGGCCCGGGCGAGCTCGCCGACGCGGTCCTCGGCGACCTGCTGCCGGCCGAGGGCGCCACGGACGACACCGCGCTCGTGATCGTCTGCCTCTGA
- a CDS encoding WhiB family transcriptional regulator, with the protein MEIIDANWVQRGSCRTSDPDALFVDGAGQNRAKAVCTGCPVRTECLAYALDQRIEHGVWGGMTDRERRALLRRRPTVESWDNLLRRARAEHTEHTAGGRRGLPLAG; encoded by the coding sequence ATGGAAATCATCGACGCCAACTGGGTCCAGCGCGGGTCCTGCCGGACCTCGGACCCTGACGCCCTGTTCGTCGACGGCGCGGGGCAGAACCGCGCGAAGGCCGTGTGCACCGGCTGTCCGGTGCGCACCGAGTGCCTGGCCTACGCACTCGACCAGCGGATCGAGCACGGTGTCTGGGGCGGCATGACCGACCGCGAACGGCGCGCCCTGCTGCGGCGTCGGCCGACCGTCGAGTCCTGGGACAACCTCCTGCGCCGGGCCCGGGCGGAGCACACGGAGCACACCGCGGGGGGCCGGCGGGGCCTGCCGCTGGCCGGCTGA
- a CDS encoding beta-glucanase, translating into MSAAVALCSLLDGASPAPPVLLDRFEYLAAGPGRTWSTDSVAYACLPTNPGNWKLDHLSPDALATDSGHLTVTATPRSDGSWSTGLLTTDNTCDNGGNKAAVTTGDVLLAHVRLPDSGSGAWPAVWTWRDDGNEVDVFEWHEDHPDTLEFVNHVRFSVHYHRAPAVAPGHWIYIGAHFGERSVTWYAGDSPDRIPAVHSDGTGVGPGFRAHPVVSLSVSNGHWHPRPTDATPIVLGVDCVTIQRPQAGPAAAAPDAVSGTACRSPR; encoded by the coding sequence ATGTCCGCAGCCGTAGCGCTGTGCTCGCTCCTGGACGGGGCGTCGCCGGCACCGCCCGTGCTGCTGGACCGCTTCGAGTACCTCGCCGCAGGCCCGGGCAGGACCTGGAGCACGGACTCGGTGGCGTACGCCTGCCTGCCGACCAACCCCGGCAACTGGAAGCTCGACCACCTCTCGCCCGACGCTCTGGCCACGGACTCGGGCCACCTCACCGTTACGGCCACCCCCCGCTCCGACGGGAGCTGGTCGACAGGCCTGCTGACCACCGACAACACCTGCGACAACGGTGGCAACAAGGCCGCGGTGACCACCGGGGACGTCCTGCTCGCCCACGTCCGCCTCCCGGACTCCGGCAGCGGAGCCTGGCCGGCCGTCTGGACCTGGCGCGACGACGGCAACGAGGTCGACGTCTTCGAATGGCACGAGGACCACCCCGACACCCTCGAGTTCGTCAACCACGTCCGCTTCTCCGTCCACTACCACCGCGCCCCCGCCGTCGCCCCGGGCCACTGGATCTACATCGGCGCCCACTTCGGCGAGCGGAGCGTCACCTGGTACGCCGGCGACTCACCCGACCGGATCCCGGCGGTCCACAGCGACGGCACCGGCGTCGGACCCGGCTTCCGGGCCCACCCGGTGGTCAGCCTCTCGGTGAGCAACGGCCACTGGCACCCCCGGCCCACCGACGCCACGCCGATCGTCCTCGGCGTCGACTGCGTGACCATCCAGCGCCCCCAGGCCGGCCCCGCCGCCGCGGCCCCGGACGCCGTCAGCGGCACGGCCTGCCGCTCCCCGCGCTGA
- a CDS encoding MFS transporter: MWPRSWGRAVAWRRGRRASPGRCRRPGRWWSRAPRTPRAAAGTGGYGAASVAASLVVPLVVHRLPRVPLMVFSWVVLGIAFVLLPSVAPDLTGICVTAAVAGAAMPWGIAALDTLISEQTSGAERRAAFGAQTVLHSGGASLGLLAGGALIGWAGVGPVLIATGLTQVLAAAGGALWAWRVRRTPTSPGVNRAPSRAARSRTSTIGA, translated from the coding sequence GTGTGGCCTCGATCGTGGGGCCGGGCCGTGGCGTGGCGCCGAGGGCGGAGAGCTTCGCCCGGACGCTGTCGCCGGCCAGGTCGATGGTGGAGTAGAGCACCGCGCACCCCGCGAGCGGCCGCCGGGACGGGCGGGTACGGGGCCGCGTCCGTGGCCGCCTCGCTCGTGGTCCCGCTGGTCGTCCACCGGCTGCCGCGGGTGCCGCTGATGGTGTTCTCCTGGGTGGTGCTCGGGATCGCGTTCGTCCTGCTGCCGTCCGTCGCACCGGACCTGACGGGCATCTGCGTGACGGCCGCGGTGGCCGGCGCGGCGATGCCGTGGGGCATCGCCGCCCTGGACACCCTGATCAGCGAGCAGACCTCCGGTGCCGAACGCCGGGCGGCGTTCGGCGCGCAGACCGTCCTGCACTCGGGCGGGGCCTCGCTGGGCCTGCTGGCCGGCGGCGCCCTGATCGGGTGGGCCGGGGTCGGGCCCGTCCTGATCGCCACCGGCCTCACCCAGGTCCTGGCCGCGGCGGGCGGGGCGCTCTGGGCCTGGCGGGTGCGCCGCACCCCGACCTCACCGGGCGTCAACCGTGCGCCGTCCCGAGCCGCCCGGTCGCGGACCTCGACGATCGGCGCCTGA
- a CDS encoding Type 1 glutamine amidotransferase-like domain-containing protein, whose amino-acid sequence MMKLLLTSAGVTNASIRSALVDLLGKPIEESDALCIPTAGYGHPMGSPAGAWRFITGRSSTPMCELGWRSMGVLELTALPSIGAERWIPWVREADVLLVNGGDATYLAHWMRESGLADLLPSLPDKVWLGLSAGSMVMTPRIGADFVEWEPPGGGDRTLGVVDFSIFPHLDHLALPENTLADAQRWATDLGNPAYAIDDDTAIKVTDGAVDVVSEGHWVRLGS is encoded by the coding sequence ATGATGAAGCTTCTTCTCACGTCCGCGGGCGTCACCAACGCGAGCATCCGCTCCGCGCTGGTCGACCTGCTGGGCAAGCCGATCGAGGAGTCGGACGCCCTGTGCATCCCCACCGCCGGGTACGGGCACCCGATGGGGAGCCCCGCGGGGGCGTGGCGGTTCATCACCGGCCGGTCCTCGACCCCGATGTGCGAGCTGGGGTGGCGGTCGATGGGCGTCCTGGAGCTGACGGCGCTGCCCAGCATCGGCGCGGAGCGGTGGATCCCCTGGGTGCGGGAGGCGGACGTCCTGCTGGTGAACGGAGGCGACGCGACGTACCTGGCCCACTGGATGCGCGAGTCGGGGCTGGCGGACCTGCTGCCCTCCCTGCCCGACAAGGTCTGGCTCGGGCTGAGCGCCGGAAGCATGGTGATGACGCCCCGCATCGGGGCGGACTTCGTGGAGTGGGAGCCGCCCGGCGGCGGCGACCGCACGCTGGGCGTCGTCGACTTCTCGATCTTCCCGCACCTGGACCACCTGGCCCTGCCGGAGAACACCCTGGCCGACGCCCAGCGCTGGGCCACCGACCTGGGAAACCCGGCCTACGCGATCGACGACGACACCGCGATCAAGGTGACCGACGGCGCCGTCGACGTCGTCTCCGAAGGGCACTGGGTCAGGCTCGGGAGCTGA
- a CDS encoding DeoR/GlpR family DNA-binding transcription regulator: MGARERWTRLLGVLGERGTVEVGEAAELLGVSTATVRRDLDELARQQLVTRTRGGAVLGSVTYDLPLRYRTGRRADEKHRIAEATAQLVPPGAVVALNGGTTTSEVARELAVRADLAEHPSGTGLTVVTNAVNIASELAVRPHVKTVVTGGVVRESSFEVTGPLAPIVLGEISMDFAILGVNAVDPVHGASAFDEDEARVNRVLAERADKVIVVADSTKVGQQAFAQICAVEDIWALITDTDLSDELADGFAAEGVDVICV; the protein is encoded by the coding sequence ATGGGCGCGCGTGAGCGGTGGACCCGACTGCTCGGGGTGCTGGGCGAGCGGGGCACCGTCGAGGTCGGTGAGGCCGCCGAGCTGCTGGGCGTCTCGACGGCGACCGTCCGCCGCGACCTGGACGAGCTCGCGCGGCAGCAGTTGGTGACGCGGACCCGTGGCGGTGCGGTGCTCGGGAGCGTCACCTACGACCTGCCGCTGCGCTACCGGACGGGTCGCCGGGCGGACGAGAAGCACCGGATCGCGGAGGCCACGGCGCAGCTCGTGCCGCCCGGCGCGGTGGTGGCGCTGAACGGCGGGACGACGACGTCCGAGGTGGCGCGGGAGCTGGCGGTCCGGGCGGACCTGGCGGAGCATCCGAGCGGCACCGGTCTGACCGTCGTCACCAACGCCGTCAACATCGCGAGCGAGCTGGCGGTCCGGCCCCACGTGAAGACCGTGGTGACCGGCGGGGTCGTCCGGGAGAGCTCGTTCGAGGTGACGGGTCCGTTGGCGCCGATCGTCCTGGGCGAGATCTCCATGGACTTCGCGATCCTGGGCGTGAACGCGGTCGACCCGGTGCACGGCGCGTCGGCCTTCGACGAGGACGAGGCGCGGGTCAACCGCGTCCTCGCCGAGCGGGCGGACAAGGTGATCGTGGTGGCGGATTCGACCAAGGTCGGGCAGCAGGCCTTCGCCCAGATCTGTGCCGTCGAGGACATCTGGGCGCTGATCACGGACACGGACCTCTCGGACGAGCTCGCCGACGGGTTCGCCGCCGAGGGCGTGGACGTCATCTGCGTCTGA
- a CDS encoding ClpX C4-type zinc finger protein — MAGGTTERDGRACSFCAKLEAEVTKLVAGPGVNICTECVDLAASIVAEYRPGPVELRMPIRSELTDPELLERLPRVAALAQQLDADLRTWVAELRRRGVTWARIGEALGVSRQSAWERFSGEA; from the coding sequence GTGGCCGGTGGGACGACGGAGCGCGACGGCCGGGCGTGCTCGTTCTGCGCCAAGCTCGAGGCGGAGGTGACCAAGCTGGTCGCCGGGCCGGGCGTGAACATCTGCACCGAATGCGTGGACCTCGCCGCCTCGATCGTGGCCGAGTACCGGCCGGGCCCGGTCGAGCTGCGGATGCCGATCCGGAGCGAGCTCACCGACCCCGAGCTGCTGGAGCGCCTGCCCCGGGTCGCGGCCCTCGCCCAGCAGCTGGACGCCGACCTGCGCACCTGGGTCGCGGAGCTGCGCCGACGCGGCGTCACCTGGGCACGGATCGGCGAGGCGCTCGGCGTCTCCCGCCAGTCCGCCTGGGAACGCTTCTCCGGCGAGGCCTGA